The DNA sequence ATGTGATCAATAGGAGTATGCTCGGTTAACATCCCTGCCATATGCAATATGGTATTTCCGGAGTTATCTACCCGATTTAGTACAACATTCTTCCTTTTTAAGCTATATATAAGGCTAAAGATCCTATGTTGACGATGCAGGACTGCCCGATTGAACATGCCCCTTCCTTCAATAGCATCAGTGATCGACAAAAGATCAGAATTTGCTTGGACTATTTGATGAACAAATTCAAAGTTCCCTCTGCTGATAGCACGGAAGATTACTGGCGCAATAGTCCTACGTCGCTTTTTTAGACTTGTATTAGCTGGAATCGCTTCACACATACTAGACAGAAGTTGTTGGAATTGGAGACGTACCAACTTCATTTCATATAAACGCTTGAATCCTAATTAATTTGGCAATAAGGAAACATAAATGCATGCGCGTGGGTTAATTTATAAGttggatgaaaaaataaatgatcaagaataacaaattttcaaaaatttattcaaaaaattatatggaTGCAATATCATACCCAGGAGGTTCAAGAGACTTGAAACTAGTTGGTGCCATAGATCAGCTTGCAATTCAAATTAATGTCAGGAGTCAAAAAATTCGAGAGAAAGAAATTAAGTTTAGGCATTAAAGCACGAACGTACATACCTGATCCGATAGttttttcttgataattttGAATGTTCAAACGGAATTGATCAGCAACACGAGCTAATGAAATCATTGAAATGTATATACCTTCTCCCATCAAAAACAAAATAGGCAAATAAAATTAAGTCAAGTAAGAATATGGCAGTATTTTTAATCTATATCTTGAACGAGCAAAATTCAAGCAACATGCACGGTATTAAGACTATGATTTCCTCTTATATTCTTAAAtacttcaaaatattttcattataaagGTAAAAATAATAAGCATGAAGTTATTGGACTTAATACAAGTAGAGCTGAGTTTTATACAATTAGTTGAAATATTATCTGCATACacctataatttttataatattataggTGTATGCAGATATTATCATACACCTATCAGTTTTATGAAagtaagaattattttttagaaatttctttttcccGCAAAGGACCCGAATGGAAAAGCTAaagagataataaataaataaataaataaataatataaataaaataaataaatgatactAACAGTGATTGTAGATCCATTGTTTCCAAAACACCATCCCTTTTCCACTCTCGAATGCGTCAGTCAAAACAGCCAGTACCTCCAAAGGAGAGATACCTCGTCCGTCAAAGGCAAAAGCCAAACGAGGACAACGCTCCATTAATAACAAAGCCATATCTTTCATAATCATCATGTGTTGTTGTATATACGCACatatatctaattaattagTCCAATCACTAGGACGAATGGTTAGAAGAGAAAAACATGAAGTAATATTTGTTACCTAAATCTCTATTATAGATAGAGCTGTTAAGAAGTGTGGCACCGTGGCGGCCTTTTTCTGACTCCAAATCTTCAAATGGAGTTTGAGAATAGAGATAGCGAGCCAATTCTTTATGTCCATAGTCCATAGCTAGAACAACTGGAAGTGTGTTGCCATCATCTCTAATGCTGACCAAGCTCTTGTTCTTTGTAATCAGGCACTCTGCCATCCGGTAATTCCCACTAGCAGTTGTCTCATGTAGAGCTGTACGGCCGCCATAATCTTGCATTGTTGCCAAGTCATGTTCCGAAATCATATTGACCAACTCCACCACTATATGTTCCTGTTCAGCAGTAACAGCAGCGTGAAGAACCGTCCCCCCCGTAAACAATATTCTTTCTGTCAATGCACCTGGGTGGAGCTTGAGGAATTCTTTTGTACTGTTCCAATCACCTTTTCGCACAGCCTTGAGTAAGGCAGCATAAGCATCCCCCCGTGGCCCTGCCatgcatattttatatgtatatatatgtgttttttGATCTCCAATTCCCATACTATACATAGAATTATGAAATAAGTCAAACGGAAACAAGTGCGACACGTACCTACTTTCCGACTAACTACTACGTACGTAATGATATCATTTCTTGTATgcatataatgatattaatgCAAGTTATATTATAACTAGTAAATTTGATAGTGTCACTTCTTTTCATGGATTAGGCTTTAATCGAATGTTTGTCAATATAAAATAGCCCAATTAAGTAGCCACCGGCAAAGCCTGTAAGTTTATGTATCTTATGTGAATATGCAATCCAACGAAATGAGTGTTCGACGCGGGCTTTGTTCCGGCCATTCTCGTACAACTTACCACTCACAAAAATATTCAAGCCCAATAAGATCTTTAATCAAATCTGATTTTTAACGTATCATTATTTTGAGGAAAAATCACAGATTACTCCTAAAATTGTTACTTATTAATGGCAATAAagttaaagaaataatatatatagtcatagaGTGTATAAACATCATACActcatttaacaaaaaaaaaattagttattaCGAGACCTAcaagaaaaaattaagttttttaataatagatcttattctttttcaaaaaaatgtgCACGATATTTGTATAACCCATGagtgtatctaacattactcataaaGTTAATCACCAACCAACTTATCACTTCACCCCCAAATTATATAAGTAATCAACctgacaaaatttaattttcaatatttaaatctaaaattttattacaaattaaatctaTCATGTACTCTAAAATAGCCCCCCTAAAATAAATCGTTTGCACTTCTTGCCATGGTGATTTGAATTTCAATTCTCAAGTTTCAATGACAAGAACTACAACTAAGTTACAAGAGTTTTAGATTAGGTATTGAGAAATTCCCAATTTTCCCTACAATTATAAgcctatttttcttcttccaataaTGTGTGTgcatattgagagagagagagaaacctgTGTTGTCTGAACGTGAAGAGTTTCCTTCATCAATTATCAAATCATCATCTTCAGCCTGTTTTATCTTGTCTTGTCCATTACTTTTTATGAACATTTTAGCCAACGTTTCCCAAACAATTTTGGCAGAACTAATTTTATTGATTCGAGATAGTATGTCCATCCCACATGAACTTTGGATTGCATGTAAAGCCACATCATTCATCTTTCTCCAAGCCTCGTATTCAACCACATGATCATCTAGTTTGGGGGGTTTTGAGCCTCTTTCAACAATGTCCCAAAGACCTTGAGCcaacaaattatttttcatcttaacACTCCAATCCACATAATTATCATTTGTTAGAAGTTCGAGGGGAGAAGTGTTTGTTTCCATGTTACCTGTCAAGTTATGATTCATGAAGTACACATATTAGTCGAAACTTGGAATAGAAAGAAACACTAATGTGatatatctcattttttgaaattaagaatttaatattgttatttcttatgaatacattttttatgttgactttggttttaaaattatgtgcaGGCTAGAGAATACTTTCAGACAAACGATGCATGTCAATAATTTTGTATGTTAAAGAGGGGTCAGAGTGTTACCGTATTTAGGggattaatatataaatcaaaatatatattgacaTTTTGCACGCATTATTGCATGCAATGTTAGACCCAATGCCAATGGTACCCATGCCAAAAATTTACGTAACTTTCTACTATTCACACaatttttacatattattttttttaatttttattattttttatcaaatatttaatatatgaataataaatagaagaattgaattagtttaagaaaaaaaaaaacttaaaaaatatttaaaaaaatattaaaaattttaaaaattaaaaaaaaaaatatagtgcgTAGAAGTCGTAAAGTTGTGTAGCATTATAGCATTGCTCTAAATTGCTGCCTCGAAAATCCACACTGCAATTAACAGATTAGATGGTCATTGGTGACATACTCACTGCAATTTAAGGTACCACGCATGAACAAGCTGCCTGTCATCTTATAAAGACCAACTTGCCTGTAACTTATCTATCGCTTTCTCCAGCGTAATAATTAAAGTTGTGATATGAATGGTCAATCCAAAGTGATAGAGTTGTGCCATGAATGGCATTTCTCTATATGGCTCTGAACCTTCATCATTCGTCATAATATTAAACACATAAGGAATATAGATAgaattttactatatacaaataaaggtttttttttttttgaaaagaaactaTATTCAATGATCATTGATGAATACAATTGATTTCACTTTCTACAGTTTTCTTAATACAATCAGGTATACTATCGATCCATACCAAACCAGTCTGTAAAGAAAGACTTTCCTTAGCTAATAAATGGGCCACTTCATTGTTTGACTTGTGTGTATACTGAACTAACCAACTAGGCCTTTGTTttagtaaaattttcatatcctCAATTAAGCTGCCATGAAAAGAGAGGTCCTCTGTAGCCGAATTAACTGCATTAACAATAACTAAAGCATCCCCTTCAAGTTGCACCTTTTCCAGCCGTAGTTCTCTGCAAATTTCCATAGCCCTCCATAGTGCATGAGCCTCTGCTATCACTGGTTGATCAACGTTATGCTTCTGTTCTTCCACTACCACTAAAAAATCCCCATCTTCATCTCTCATCACAACCCCTATCCCCACCTTCTTTTCTGAAATTCTAACTGCTGCATCCCAGTTAACTTTCACATAACCCGAGCTTGGTTTTTCCCACCCTTGAGCTCTTCTGGACGCACTCCCAATACTACTACTCTGGACTGTGATCATCTGTTGTGCCTGCTGAAATTCGAGTATGTCATACTTTGCTGTTCTTAGAACTTGGCTAGGGGTTTtgaattttccttcaaaaaagCTTTCATTCCTCCTCAACCATAACCCCCTCATAACAGCAATAATCACTTCTAGCTCAGAGTCATTCATTAAAACCCTTAGTTTGTCCCATAAAGCCAGTAGCTCTACTTCATTAGTCTTCATTTTCTGCACCTTCTTCGAAGATTCTGACCATACATCACAGGCTGCTAGGCAATGCCATAAAATGTGCATCATGGTTTCTTCTTCCCTGTTACAAATGTGGCACAAAGGGTTGTTAATAATCTTTCTTACATAAAGATTCCTTTTAGTAGCCAAACATTCATTAGCAGCTTTCCAgaagaaaattttgaactttTCTGGGACATTCAGCCTCCACATACTATCCCACACCCTTTTCCTCTTTGCTTGCCTTGAAAAACCACCCTGAATAACTTGCCTCCTTTCAATCTCCAGGTGATAAGCACTTCTTACAGAAAACAGACCCTTGGAAGTGGGACCCCAAACCATCCTATCCTCCACCCCTAGTTTACTTAGAGGCATTTTGCAAATATGATCCGCTTCCACCTCATAGAAAATACTCTTGATCAGAGGTACATTCCAAGTGCCTGGATCAATCATCAGTTCACTCACAAAGGCTTTCTTATCTAGAATTGAAACTGGTGACTGCACCATACCTGATGATGGCAAGGCAAGCCACTTCTGCccccaaattttaattttttccccaTTCCCTACCCTCCATCTCAGTCTCTCTTTTAGCAATCTCAAGGCATTCCACATACTCCTCCATATATAAGATGGTCTATCTCCCAACTTTGCTGTCAAAAGAGTTCTTttcttgaaatatttctcttgCATGATCTTTGCAGCCATGCTATTATTATTATGTAATAACCTTCAACTCTGCTTAGCCAATAGAGCCAAATTGAAGCTCTCTAAATCCCTATAGCCCAAACCCCCAACCCCCTTCTGTTTCCCCATTTTTTCCCAACTACTCCACTGCATACCCTTCCCTGTTTGGTGATTACCCCACCAAAACTTACCCAACATGACATTGAGTTCCTTACAAAGTTGTTTTGGGAGTTGAAAGACACTCATTGTGTACGTGGGCACTGCTTGAAGAACAACTTTGATCAACACCTCTTTCCTTGCTGCAGATAAGAAAGAATTCTTCCAGTTATTAATCTTCTTCCACACTCTTTCTTTAATACATCTGAATGCATTATACTTTGAGCTTCCTACTACCGGTGGTAACCCCAAATAAGACTCATATGATCCTCTCATAACAGCACCCCCACTTTGCAtgattttcctcttttcttcttccttagaATTAGAGCTAAATAGAACTgcagttttttctttattcaagaATTGACCTGAAGCTTTTTCATACTGCCCAAGTAAATCTTTGATCTTCTCCCATTCCTCAAGTCTTGCTCTTCCAAAGAGGATACAGTCATCAGCAAAGAGGAGATGATTAACTCTAGTTCCTCCCCTTGAAACAGTTACTCCCCTTGTCTCTCCTTTCAAGTCTGAGGTGTTTAGCAATGAACTAAGACCCTCAGCACACAAAATAAACAGGTAAGGTGATAGGGGATCACCTTGGCTCAAACCTCTCGATGGCTTAAACTTCTCTCCTGGTTTGCCATTGACAAGAACTGAATATGAAACTGTAGAGATACATCTCATAACCAGCTCAACCCATCTAGAACAGAATCCCATTTTTTCCATAACAGCTTTCAGAAAAGGCCACTCAATCCTGTCGTAagcttttgacatatcaagcttaATAGCCATATACCCTTCTCTTCCCTTCTTCCTCACTTTCATGGTGTGCAAAACCTCAAAAGCTACGAGTATATTATCAGAAATTAATCTCCCAAGTATGAAAGCACTCTGGTTAAGGGAAATGATGGTATCTAGGACCTTTTTTAATCTGTTAGCCATTGCTTTTGCCATAATTTTGTAAGCCACATTACATAGGCTTATAGGTCTGAAATCACTTGCCAACTTAGGTTCTTTTTTCTTGGGAATAAGAGTAATGAAAGTGTGATTTGCAAGGGGGGATAGAGAGTTACCATTCAACCATTCCAGCACTGAGTTACAAACTCCATCTCCAATAAGGTGCCAGTATTTCTGGTAAAAGTAAGCCCCAAAACCATCGGGTCCAGGTGACTTGTATGGAGCCATGTACCTGACAGCTACCTCAACTTCTTCTCGGGTGAATGCTTTTGACAACTGTTCATTCATTCTGCTGGTAACTGAAGGTTCCAGATTTTTTAAGCAATTCTCAACCTCACCAAATCCAGGATTTGATGAAGAAAACAGTCTCTCAAAATAGGCTTTGAAGAACCCTGCCAGCTCTTctggtttattatatatattgtgctCTTCATCAAAAACTTCTTGAATCCTATTCACCTTCCTTCTCTGATTGGCACAACAGTGGAAGAGCTTAGTGTTCTTGTCCCCATGTTGATACCAGTTCACCTTGGCTCATTGCCTCCACCTCAAGTCCTCCTTAGTCAACAATATCCCCAGTTCCTTTTGAAGGTTTTTGATAGTTGCAGAATTGTGacttccttcctttttttgtaGCTCTCTCAATTGTTCAGTTTTCTCTGTTAGGAGTTTTTTCTGAACATAAGCCAATTGTGTACTCCACCTCATAAGAGCACCTTCAGTCTTTGACAGCTTATAAGGAAGTTCCATTGTTGAGATCCCTACTTCAGTATGCTCATTCCAAGCTGTTTTAACAATGTCTTCACAGTTACCATCTAGAGCCCAGCTTGCCTCAAATCTAAACAGCCTCTTCTTCCTACCCCCCAAACCTCCTTTTGGTCTCTTATTCAATAGTAAGGGTCTATGGTCTGAAGACCTAGCCACCAGCACCTCTACCCACCCCTCGGCATGAGTTTCCATCCATTTTGAGTTGGCTACTACCCTGTCTAACCTCTCTTTTGTAAAAGTCTCATCCTCGTGCTTATTATTCCATGTAAATTTGTCCCCTCTCCAGCCCAGGTCATACAAACCTCCCATTTCCAGCACCCTTCTAAATCTTTCCATCTGCTTCTCAGGTCTTTGTTTACCCCCACACTTCTCATCATTTGctaggatttcattgaaatcacctagCACACACTAGCCTTCATCACTCTATGGCTTTAGAGAACTTAAGAGACTCCATGTTTCTTCTCTCAAACAAGCATCGGGTTGGCCATAAAACCCAGTTAGCAGCCATTTTTCTAAACTGTCTGTTTCTTTGATCCATGCACTAATATGCCATGCTGAATAGTTCATCACCTCTACTTCATACAAATTATCCCACATCAAGATCAAACCTCCCTTTGCTCCCACTGATTCAACTACCATACACCCTTCAAACTTAAGCCTTCTTCTTAAACTTTTAGCTTTTACTTTCCTCAATTTTGTCTCCATTAAAAACACTACACTGGGCTTCTTATCCTCCACCAAATAGCAGAGGTCTTGAACTGTCCGAGAGTTctcaagccctcggcagttccaacatAAGGTTTTCATGGGGATAGGTGGGGCTGCGTGACAGCCACCACCAATTTTGTTGTGTTACACTCCTTCTGTTCAAAAACCACCAGATCACTAACCGCACCACTACCACCTTccatcattttagtttttttcccaACTCTCTCAGCCTCGTCATTGTCTACCCCTGACCTCAGCATCCTTTTTGAAGGTGATAGAGAAACAGCAGGACCCTCACCCTTCCTCCCTATCTCCCTTGCTCTTTTCTTCCAAACCCCCCTCCCCTTACCTCTTTTCTCCCCACCTGCCAAAAAAATACTCTCATATAccccttttttttcctctagATTGATCCTCTCCTTGATACCCTTCACCTTCCCTTTCTCAATAACATCACCCTCACCTCTCTCACTCAATCTACTTTCCTCCTCATCCACAACCTTTCCCTTTTTTCCATTCACCTTTATGGTTGACAAGTCAAATTCCCCTTCCACTCCTATCTCCCCTCCCCCTTCAAACTCTTTTTCAGACCCttctcccccctcccccccccccccccttagCATCTACACTTCCTTCCTCACTCATCACCCCCCTCATAGGAGCATTCAGTGACTGCTCCTTGTACCTCCTTCCCTCATTTTTTATTGATCTACCCCCTGCTCTTAACCAAGCCCCAAATTGAGCCTCTCCTTCCTTCTCCCCCTTACAACCTAACTCGTCATGCACAATACAGCCACAACTAAAGCAGAAATGAGGTAATTTCTCATACCTTAGTGGGATCCAGAAGCTCCTCCCTATCAGAGTGATGGTTCTGCCTCTGGCTAGTGGTTTTTTAACGTTGATCTCAATTAGAGCCCTTAGATATAGCCCCCATCCGCACCCATCCTCTCCTGTCTCAACCTCGATTACTTTACCAATTGTTCCACCCACCAGTTCCCCCTTAGATTTATTCATACACTTGATAGGCATCCCAGACATTTGTAACCAGAATCTCTCTATATTAAATTGCATCCTGTGTGGAGGTATGCATCCATCATAGTTCAGCAAGACAAAcagatgctcatcaaagagcCAAGGTCTCCCGTCCATAATTCTCAGCTTATTCGTAATACACCCAAACTCTACCACAAAGATGTTCGATCCCACAACATGAAACTTTGCTCTTCTACTAATCTTCCATATCTTTGCCATAACCGATTCAATCACTCCCTTATTTAACTTCCTCTCAATCCAGACCTTCCCTACCAAACATACCTCTTCcttaaattttgtttctcccGGACCTTCATCATCCACCTCAATGTTCAGAGCTTCCTCCTCTGTCAACCTCAACT is a window from the Carya illinoinensis cultivar Pawnee chromosome 14, C.illinoinensisPawnee_v1, whole genome shotgun sequence genome containing:
- the LOC122294506 gene encoding uncharacterized protein LOC122294506 isoform X1, whose protein sequence is METNTSPLELLTNDNYVDWSVKMKNNLLAQGLWDIVERGSKPPKLDDHVVEYEAWRKMNDVALHAIQSSCGMDILSRINKISSAKIVWETLAKMFIKSNGQDKIKQAEDDDLIIDEGNSSRSDNTGPRGDAYAALLKAVRKGDWNSTKEFLKLHPGALTERILFTGGTVLHAAVTAEQEHIVVELVNMISEHDLATMQDYGGRTALHETTASGNYRMAECLITKNKSLVSIRDDGNTLPVVLAMDYGHKELARYLYSQTPFEDLESEKGRHGATLLNSSIYNRDLDMALLLMERCPRLAFAFDGRGISPLEVLAVLTDAFESGKGMVFWKQWIYNHCIYISMISLARVADQFRLNIQNYQEKTIGSADLWHQLVSSLLNLLGFKRLYEMKLVRLQFQQLLSSMCEAIPANTSLKKRRRTIAPVIFRAISRGNFEFVHQIVQANSDLLSITDAIEGRGMFNRAVLHRQHRIFSLIYSLKRKNVVLNRVDNSGNTILHMAGMLTEHTPIDHIRGAALQMQREVQWFKEVERICPLSDKEYLNNDGLTPRQLFTKDHQTLRKEGERWMKDTATSCTVVGALIITVMFTAAFTNPGGNNQETGLPILMHDKLFKLFIITDSLSLFSSSTSVLMFLGILTSRYAEEDFLRSLPSKMIIGLFALFFSITTMMIAFSAALLLMFSGKYRIAIPIISLAGVPIILFVLVQFRLLVDMLVSTYGLGIFNRKMKPWF
- the LOC122294506 gene encoding uncharacterized protein LOC122294506 isoform X2 gives rise to the protein METNTSPLELLTNDNYVDWSVKMKNNLLAQGLWDIVERGSKPPKLDDHVVEYEAWRKMNDVALHAIQSSCGMDILSRINKISSAKIVWETLAKMFIKSNGQDKIKQAEDDDLIIDEGNSSRSDNTGPRGDAYAALLKAVRKGDWNSTKEFLKLHPGALTERILFTGGTVLHAAVTAEQEHIVVELVNMISEHDLATMQDYGGRTALHETTASGNYRMAECLITKNKSLVSIRDDGNTLPVVLAMDYGHKELARYLYSQTPFEDLESEKGRHGATLLNSSIYNRDLDMALLLMERCPRLAFAFDGRGISPLEVLAVLTDAFESGKGMVFWKQWIYNHCIYISMISLARVADQFRLNIQNYQEKTIGSGFKRLYEMKLVRLQFQQLLSSMCEAIPANTSLKKRRRTIAPVIFRAISRGNFEFVHQIVQANSDLLSITDAIEGRGMFNRAVLHRQHRIFSLIYSLKRKNVVLNRVDNSGNTILHMAGMLTEHTPIDHIRGAALQMQREVQWFKEVERICPLSDKEYLNNDGLTPRQLFTKDHQTLRKEGERWMKDTATSCTVVGALIITVMFTAAFTNPGGNNQETGLPILMHDKLFKLFIITDSLSLFSSSTSVLMFLGILTSRYAEEDFLRSLPSKMIIGLFALFFSITTMMIAFSAALLLMFSGKYRIAIPIISLAGVPIILFVLVQFRLLVDMLVSTYGLGIFNRKMKPWF